The Pseudomonadales bacterium genome includes a window with the following:
- the ssb gene encoding single-stranded DNA-binding protein — MARGINKVIIVGNLGQDPESRSFPNGGMVTNISVATSESWTDRQTGQPQERTEWHRVTFNGRLAEIAQQYLRKGSKVYVEGSLRTRKWQDKQTGQDRYATEINAREMQMLDSRGDNQMGQGGYQAASPAAQPQGQNFGGYQQQPAQAQPVQQAAPAPQQAAPSGFDDFDDDIPF; from the coding sequence ATGGCCAGAGGCATTAATAAAGTGATCATTGTCGGCAACTTAGGACAAGATCCTGAGTCTCGCTCATTTCCCAACGGTGGAATGGTCACCAATATTTCTGTAGCCACATCAGAAAGCTGGACAGATCGCCAAACTGGCCAGCCACAAGAGCGCACTGAATGGCATCGCGTGACCTTTAATGGCCGCTTGGCAGAGATTGCGCAGCAGTATTTGCGTAAGGGTTCAAAAGTTTATGTTGAGGGCTCTTTAAGAACCCGTAAATGGCAAGACAAGCAAACCGGCCAAGATCGCTATGCGACAGAAATCAATGCGCGAGAAATGCAAATGTTAGATTCGCGCGGCGACAATCAAATGGGGCAGGGCGGCTACCAGGCTGCAAGTCCTGCAGCGCAGCCACAGGGGCAAAACTTTGGCGGCTATCAACAGCAGCCTGCTCAGGCTCAGCCAGTTCAGCAGGCTGCGCCAGCACCTCAACAAGCTGCGCCAAGCGGCTTCGATGACTTTGATGATGATATTCCCTTCTAA